A DNA window from Candidatus Methanoperedens sp. contains the following coding sequences:
- a CDS encoding chorismate mutase, translating to MPLKEIRAKIERIDIQILNLIDQRTALAKDVLDAKKAECKPINDVDQNKVVLERVVNLAIERGLDGEEVKKIFEILIRMNIERQHGMSGEGNLP from the coding sequence ATGCCTCTGAAAGAAATAAGGGCAAAGATAGAAAGAATCGACATACAGATACTGAATCTTATCGACCAGCGAACTGCCCTTGCAAAGGATGTGCTTGATGCAAAAAAAGCAGAGTGTAAGCCGATCAATGATGTTGATCAAAACAAAGTGGTGCTGGAAAGAGTTGTGAACCTGGCGATTGAGAGGGGATTGGATGGGGAAGAAGTAAAGAAGATATTTGAGATATTGATCCGTATGAATATCGAGCGCCAGCATGGGATGAGCGGGGAAGGGAATCTGCCGTGA
- the cfbC gene encoding Ni-sirohydrochlorin a,c-diamide reductive cyclase ATP-dependent reductase subunit, with product MPKQIAIYGKGGIGKSSTASNVAAACADEGYRVTIIGCDPKSDSSITLLQGRRIPTIMDLMREGIDIKEADIVFNGYKGVKCIEIGGPEPGIGCAGRGIIVAISLLKKISRAIEDTDLVIYDVPGDIVCGGFVAPVKKGLVNEAYVLTSGEYMPLYAANNICKGLSRLEMTLNGVICNSRGALNEEKIVSEFAKEVGSQLLAFIPKDVLVQTCERDGYSVIEKAPDSQIAAVYRKLAKSIMGKRDGKIPVPLDDSRLRELTRI from the coding sequence ATGCCTAAACAAATAGCTATTTACGGAAAAGGCGGGATCGGCAAATCAAGCACTGCTTCAAATGTTGCCGCCGCATGCGCCGATGAGGGCTATCGCGTTACTATAATCGGATGCGACCCGAAGAGCGATTCCTCCATTACATTATTGCAGGGAAGGCGCATTCCTACCATAATGGACCTTATGAGGGAAGGAATAGATATAAAGGAAGCAGATATCGTTTTCAATGGGTATAAAGGAGTAAAATGTATTGAGATCGGAGGCCCCGAACCTGGCATCGGATGCGCTGGAAGGGGAATTATCGTTGCTATCAGTCTTCTTAAGAAAATTTCACGCGCCATCGAGGATACGGATCTTGTTATTTATGACGTGCCCGGGGATATCGTATGCGGAGGATTTGTTGCTCCAGTCAAGAAAGGGCTTGTGAATGAGGCGTATGTGCTTACTTCCGGGGAATACATGCCCCTGTATGCTGCTAACAACATCTGCAAAGGACTTTCACGCCTTGAGATGACGCTAAATGGTGTAATATGCAATTCGCGCGGCGCTTTGAATGAGGAAAAGATCGTCAGCGAGTTTGCAAAAGAGGTCGGGAGCCAGCTTCTTGCTTTTATTCCAAAAGATGTATTGGTGCAGACCTGCGAAAGAGACGGTTATTCTGTAATTGAGAAAGCTCCCGATTCACAGATCGCGGCGGTGTACCGTAAGCTTGCAAAAAGTATTATGGGAAAAAGGGATGGAAAAATCCCTGTGCCGCTTGATGATAGCAGGTTGCGGGAATTGACAAGGATTTGA
- the cfbB gene encoding Ni-sirohydrochlorin a,c-diamide synthase, whose product MTENLDIPRILIAGDRSSAGKTTISIGIMSVLKDMGYNVQPYKVGLDFIDPSYHTEVTGRYSRNLDGYLMSEEAVCEVFSHATKGADIAVIEGVRGLFEGLEATSDIGSTAQIAKILKCPVILTINARSITRSTAALVSGYKSFDPEVNIVGVILNNIGSQRHAEKAKVAIETYTDTPVIGIIPRNDSMKISMRHLGLIPAMEGRRRVADFDANLGRIKEIIKEGIDIDRFISIARSARALEKPAEKIFRAQYQKNKIKIGVALDEAFNFYYRDNLELLELAGAQLVYFSPVNDRTLPDVDGLYIGGGYPELFTNELENNISMREAIKQVSNEGLPIYAECGGLMYLTREITTNVTGSGNYNMAEMKGGTFKMVGALPGKTLMGHKRVVSYNIGSFIKDNVIGKARASFIGHEFHHSEIIDLPDNTEFAIKLDRGVGIKGDYDGILVNNTMAAYAHLHAASYTDFAGAFVEFCRS is encoded by the coding sequence ATGACCGAAAATCTTGATATTCCCAGAATTCTTATCGCAGGTGATCGCTCATCAGCAGGAAAAACAACAATATCGATCGGCATAATGTCGGTTCTTAAGGATATGGGCTATAATGTCCAGCCATATAAGGTTGGTCTTGATTTCATTGACCCCAGCTATCATACGGAAGTGACGGGCAGGTATTCAAGGAACCTTGATGGTTATTTAATGTCAGAAGAAGCCGTTTGTGAGGTTTTTTCCCATGCAACAAAGGGGGCTGATATTGCTGTTATTGAAGGAGTACGTGGTCTTTTCGAGGGACTTGAGGCAACAAGCGACATCGGAAGCACAGCCCAGATCGCCAAAATATTAAAATGTCCCGTAATTCTTACGATAAATGCAAGAAGCATTACCAGAAGTACCGCAGCGCTTGTGTCGGGTTATAAGTCATTTGACCCTGAAGTGAACATAGTCGGGGTGATCCTGAATAATATCGGAAGCCAGCGGCATGCCGAGAAAGCAAAGGTTGCAATTGAAACTTATACGGATACCCCGGTCATCGGAATAATACCCCGCAATGACTCGATGAAGATCTCTATGAGGCACCTGGGGCTTATCCCTGCCATGGAAGGACGGCGAAGAGTGGCGGATTTTGATGCAAATCTTGGAAGGATAAAAGAGATCATAAAAGAAGGAATCGATATAGACAGGTTTATTTCGATTGCCCGTTCCGCCCGGGCGCTTGAAAAACCAGCAGAGAAAATATTCAGGGCGCAATATCAAAAAAACAAGATAAAGATCGGCGTGGCGCTTGATGAAGCATTTAATTTTTATTACCGTGATAACCTTGAATTGCTTGAACTTGCAGGAGCGCAGCTTGTATATTTCAGCCCTGTGAACGACAGGACGCTGCCTGACGTGGATGGATTGTATATCGGGGGCGGTTATCCTGAATTATTCACAAATGAACTCGAAAATAATATTTCCATGCGTGAGGCCATAAAACAGGTTTCCAATGAAGGTCTTCCGATTTATGCAGAATGCGGCGGACTGATGTACCTGACCCGGGAGATCACAACAAATGTTACCGGAAGCGGGAATTACAATATGGCAGAAATGAAAGGCGGGACTTTCAAAATGGTAGGCGCGCTTCCCGGAAAGACATTGATGGGACATAAAAGGGTCGTAAGTTATAATATCGGCAGTTTCATTAAAGATAATGTGATCGGAAAAGCCAGAGCTTCTTTTATCGGTCATGAATTCCATCATTCTGAGATAATTGACCTGCCGGATAATACTGAATTTGCAATTAAGCTTGACCGCGGGGTTGGGATAAAAGGTGATTATGATGGGATACTTGTAAACAATACAATGGCAGCCTATGCGCACCTGCATGCAGCTTCTTATACGGATTTTGCAGGGGCTTTCGTGGAGTTTTGCAGATCCTGA
- a CDS encoding potassium transporter Kup — protein MLDKDALKGIIKSLGLVFGDIGTSPIYTLTVIFLLTPPTLSHVLGILSLIIWTLIIVVTVEYAWLAMSLGQKGEGGTIVLQQLLIPMLKSGRQISFVTLLTFIGISLLFGDGVITPAISILSAVEGMKLIPGLEGTSIDTLVIIAAIIAIILFAVQKKGTEKVAWLFGPVMVLWFISLTFSGFINIISFPAILQSFSPYFAITYLSENGITGFFLLSQVILCATGGEALYADMGHLGKLPIIRAWYFVLFALLLNYLGQGSYIIQHPDARNVLFEMIFYQAPIFYIPFLILSILATVIASQAMISGMFSIVYQGITTHILPMLKVDYTSKEMMSQIYIDSANWFLLGSVLTIMFIFKQSYLLAEAYGLAVTGTMTLTGVMMTWIFYLKGNRLKTVISIIVTFVDMAFLVSSLHKIPFGGYWSIILAIIPFSIIMIYISGQARLYRALSPVELDLFLNEYNNVYNNMCKIKGTALFFARDVKKIPPYIVNTMFKNNIIYEENIIVSIIRMDNPFGVSGSFKGHLGDGLRVYEIYLGYMEVVDVEKILKESGIEEKTIFYGLEDIVSENVIWRIYSAIKRNTPAFVQFYKLPSHKLHGVISRIEM, from the coding sequence ATGCTCGATAAAGATGCCTTAAAAGGTATTATAAAATCACTGGGTCTTGTTTTCGGGGATATAGGTACAAGTCCGATATACACTCTCACAGTTATTTTTCTATTGACCCCACCTACGTTGTCTCATGTTTTAGGTATTCTTTCCCTTATTATCTGGACACTTATTATCGTAGTTACGGTAGAATATGCGTGGCTCGCCATGAGCCTTGGCCAGAAAGGTGAAGGAGGCACCATTGTTCTTCAGCAGTTGCTAATCCCCATGCTGAAATCAGGCAGGCAGATATCGTTTGTCACTTTGCTCACTTTTATTGGCATATCGCTCCTTTTCGGAGATGGGGTGATTACTCCTGCCATCAGCATACTCAGCGCTGTTGAAGGAATGAAATTGATCCCGGGACTTGAAGGAACAAGTATAGATACACTCGTTATCATAGCGGCCATTATCGCGATTATATTATTTGCAGTTCAGAAAAAAGGAACAGAAAAGGTTGCGTGGTTATTCGGACCAGTTATGGTTTTATGGTTCATATCGTTAACTTTTTCCGGTTTTATCAACATTATCAGTTTTCCGGCCATTTTGCAGTCTTTTAGCCCGTACTTTGCAATAACCTACCTTTCAGAGAACGGTATCACAGGATTTTTCTTACTTTCCCAGGTTATCCTTTGCGCTACAGGAGGAGAAGCATTATATGCAGATATGGGGCATCTGGGGAAACTTCCAATAATAAGAGCATGGTATTTTGTATTATTCGCCCTTTTATTAAATTACCTGGGGCAGGGATCGTATATCATCCAGCATCCTGATGCGCGTAATGTGCTTTTTGAAATGATATTCTACCAGGCTCCGATATTTTATATCCCATTTCTTATCTTAAGTATCCTTGCCACGGTAATAGCATCCCAGGCGATGATTAGCGGTATGTTCTCGATAGTGTACCAGGGAATTACAACGCACATTCTGCCTATGTTAAAAGTGGATTATACGTCAAAGGAAATGATGTCCCAAATATACATTGATTCTGCAAACTGGTTCCTGCTGGGTTCGGTTCTTACTATTATGTTCATTTTCAAACAATCGTACCTGCTTGCTGAGGCATATGGTCTTGCAGTTACCGGAACTATGACTCTTACCGGTGTGATGATGACCTGGATATTCTACTTAAAGGGTAATAGATTAAAGACTGTTATATCTATAATTGTTACCTTTGTTGATATGGCATTCCTGGTGTCAAGTCTTCATAAGATACCATTCGGAGGCTACTGGTCAATAATACTGGCGATAATACCTTTCAGTATAATCATGATTTACATATCAGGCCAGGCCAGACTTTACAGGGCACTTTCGCCTGTGGAGCTTGATCTATTTCTTAACGAATATAATAACGTATATAATAATATGTGTAAAATCAAAGGAACTGCCCTTTTTTTTGCCAGGGATGTAAAAAAGATACCACCATATATCGTAAACACCATGTTCAAAAATAATATCATTTACGAAGAGAATATTATCGTTTCAATTATAAGAATGGATAATCCCTTCGGTGTTTCGGGTTCTTTCAAAGGTCACCTTGGGGATGGATTGAGAGTTTATGAAATATATCTGGGTTACATGGAAGTCGTTGATGTTGAAAAGATTTTAAAAGAATCCGGCATTGAAGAAAAAACCATTTTCTACGGGCTTGAGGACATTGTTTCGGAAAATGTGATCTGGAGAATATATTCGGCTATAAAAAGAAATACTCCTGCATTCGTCCAATTTTATAAACTTCCGTCCCATAAGCTTCATGGTGTCATATCCAGGATTGAGATGTAA
- a CDS encoding shikimate kinase, whose protein sequence is MKQAGYAYAYGAGTIINAISTWKGAAFGIDLKTQAEVILTDDKKIIGYMEEGGDTTLIERSVELTLLRFDSKIGAKVATKSQIPIASGLKSSSAAANATVLATLDALGEKLEPLEVIKIGVQAALDAKVTITGAFDDACASMLGGFVITDNKKKELIKREERDSQVLILAPEKKVLSSGTNVLRSRLIGKWVEMAYKEAVAGNYEKAMTLNGFLYCAALGFSTDPMMMALELGIDGVSLSGTGPAYTALGSPELLDKLEPVWERSGGKVIRTKVNNSGGKACL, encoded by the coding sequence ATGAAGCAAGCTGGATACGCCTATGCATACGGTGCAGGAACAATAATCAACGCGATTTCCACATGGAAAGGCGCTGCATTTGGTATTGACTTAAAAACACAGGCTGAGGTCATACTTACAGATGATAAAAAAATAATCGGCTACATGGAAGAAGGCGGTGACACAACTCTTATCGAACGCAGTGTTGAACTCACACTTTTACGCTTTGATTCAAAAATCGGTGCCAAAGTGGCAACAAAATCCCAGATACCAATAGCAAGCGGGCTTAAGAGCTCAAGTGCGGCCGCAAATGCAACTGTTCTTGCCACCCTTGATGCGCTTGGCGAAAAACTGGAACCTCTCGAAGTAATCAAGATTGGTGTCCAGGCCGCGCTTGATGCTAAAGTCACGATAACAGGGGCTTTTGACGATGCCTGCGCCTCTATGCTCGGAGGATTCGTGATAACCGATAATAAGAAGAAAGAACTCATCAAAAGGGAGGAGCGGGATTCACAGGTGCTGATATTAGCTCCTGAAAAAAAGGTATTAAGCTCCGGGACAAATGTACTGCGTTCACGGCTTATTGGCAAGTGGGTGGAAATGGCATATAAGGAAGCAGTTGCGGGAAATTATGAGAAGGCCATGACCCTGAACGGTTTCCTGTACTGCGCAGCCCTGGGCTTTAGCACAGATCCCATGATGATGGCACTTGAACTGGGTATCGATGGGGTAAGTTTATCAGGGACAGGGCCTGCCTATACCGCGCTTGGAAGTCCTGAGTTGCTCGATAAGCTTGAACCCGTATGGGAGCGATCCGGCGGAAAAGTGATAAGGACAAAAGTCAATAATAGCGGTGGGAAAGCATGCCTCTGA
- a CDS encoding Ni-sirohydrochlorin a,c-diamide reductive cyclase catalytic subunit, which yields MPVKKEKEPLIMHPRPSSIVAALYTLRDLDTDVVILHGPPGCSFKHARLLEEDGMRVVTTSLDETGFVFGGHDALVEVLEKVIERFNPGRIGIVGTCASMIIGEELHEAVTQVQPDVPVIEVDVHAGYRDNTKGVVMALESALASGIISEAEFERQKALLKEATMVEKRHGAASKEYLEPNRGDLKYKVAGRLLELLKQGKKGLNILNAKKETAFMFADVNLAVAQVAEKLGSGSNIVNMANLDDNVGLPKNRRNAREIKEDLKEKGFEIHHIIGGLDEYPVAGNTADRIIGEKYSDYDFAVISGVPHALPMDNIKNMELFSVTNGPRQVVPLKDMGHTHVVVEIDLHPKTLGVSHIVESEFGATLREMVKDA from the coding sequence ATGCCTGTTAAAAAAGAAAAAGAACCACTTATAATGCACCCGCGGCCCAGTTCGATCGTAGCCGCATTGTACACGTTAAGAGACCTTGATACCGATGTTGTCATACTGCACGGCCCCCCTGGATGCAGTTTCAAGCATGCCCGGCTTCTTGAAGAGGACGGAATGAGAGTCGTAACAACATCGCTTGATGAGACCGGATTTGTTTTCGGGGGGCATGATGCCCTTGTCGAGGTGCTTGAAAAAGTAATTGAGCGCTTTAATCCCGGACGCATAGGTATTGTTGGCACATGTGCAAGCATGATAATCGGAGAGGAACTGCACGAGGCGGTGACCCAGGTCCAGCCTGATGTTCCTGTAATTGAAGTTGATGTGCACGCTGGCTACAGGGATAACACAAAAGGAGTTGTTATGGCTCTTGAATCCGCGCTTGCCAGTGGAATTATCAGTGAAGCTGAATTTGAGAGGCAAAAAGCGCTTCTTAAGGAAGCCACAATGGTCGAGAAACGACATGGCGCTGCCAGCAAGGAATATCTTGAACCTAACCGCGGCGATCTTAAATACAAAGTTGCAGGAAGATTGCTTGAATTATTAAAGCAGGGTAAAAAAGGACTGAATATCCTCAACGCCAAGAAAGAAACCGCTTTCATGTTCGCGGATGTTAACCTTGCAGTCGCGCAGGTTGCTGAAAAACTGGGATCTGGCTCAAATATCGTGAACATGGCGAACCTTGATGATAATGTGGGACTTCCCAAGAACAGGAGAAATGCCCGTGAAATTAAGGAGGATCTTAAAGAAAAAGGATTTGAAATACACCATATTATCGGAGGACTGGATGAGTATCCTGTGGCAGGAAATACCGCAGACCGGATAATCGGTGAGAAATATAGTGATTATGATTTTGCAGTCATATCCGGTGTTCCTCATGCGCTTCCCATGGATAATATAAAGAATATGGAATTATTCTCTGTAACAAACGGGCCGCGCCAGGTCGTTCCCCTGAAAGATATGGGACATACTCATGTTGTGGTAGAAATTGATCTTCATCCCAAGACGCTGGGAGTATCCCATATCGTGGAATCTGAATTCGGGGCAACGCTCAGGGAGATGGTCAAAGATGCCTAA
- a CDS encoding ACT domain-containing protein, whose product MTKEQVFITVIGKDQKGIIARISNAVFAHNINIEDLNQKIMGGYFVMTLLADITDSSITITRLKKELSLIEGEMDLKIQVQHENIFKTMHRV is encoded by the coding sequence ATGACAAAAGAACAGGTATTCATAACAGTGATCGGAAAAGACCAGAAAGGAATAATCGCAAGGATCTCAAATGCTGTCTTTGCTCATAATATCAATATTGAAGATTTAAACCAGAAAATAATGGGCGGCTATTTTGTGATGACGCTGCTTGCCGATATCACTGATTCTTCTATAACCATAACCCGGTTGAAAAAAGAGCTATCATTAATAGAAGGTGAGATGGATTTAAAGATACAGGTACAGCATGAAAATATCTTCAAGACCATGCACAGGGTGTAG
- a CDS encoding PFL family protein, translating to MEYSLEEVMETVQMTLYHNFDIRTVTLGINLKDCINSDLDIFKENVYGRVSDYGRRLILEAQKLEDKYGIPIINKRISVTPVSLIIEACAEPDAPYQIAKALDKASKDVGIDFIGGFGALVQKGMTRADERLINSLPEVLSSTERVCAFLNVASTVSGMNMDAVIRLGKTLKEIADRTENGIGCAKFVVFANAPEDNPFMAGAFHGVGEPDFSLNIGISGPGVVRSVVEKNRDCGLTELSEVIKRTTFKITRAGELIGRELAHNLSVPFGIVDISLASTTKVGDSVAGIVEMMGIEKMGAPGSTAALALLIDAVKKGGAMASGNVGGLSGTFIPVSEDSCMNEAVRVGALSIEKLEALTAVCSVGLDMIAIPGDTKAETISAIIADELAIGVVNNKTTGVRLIPVPGKRAGDYVNFGGLLGETYVMNMSAFSSHDFILRGGRMPCPVTSMRN from the coding sequence ATGGAATATTCACTTGAAGAGGTCATGGAAACTGTCCAGATGACTCTTTATCATAATTTTGATATAAGGACTGTGACCCTGGGGATAAACCTTAAGGATTGCATCAATTCAGACCTTGATATTTTCAAGGAAAACGTATATGGCAGGGTATCTGATTATGGAAGAAGACTTATCCTTGAAGCACAAAAACTTGAAGATAAATACGGCATTCCCATCATCAATAAAAGGATATCTGTAACTCCGGTCTCACTTATCATCGAAGCATGCGCCGAGCCTGATGCTCCTTACCAGATCGCAAAGGCCCTTGATAAGGCATCAAAGGATGTTGGTATTGATTTCATCGGTGGCTTCGGCGCGCTTGTCCAGAAAGGTATGACACGGGCAGATGAAAGGCTCATAAATTCACTTCCTGAAGTCCTCTCAAGTACGGAAAGGGTATGTGCTTTCCTGAACGTGGCTTCAACTGTTTCAGGTATGAATATGGATGCTGTGATAAGGCTCGGAAAAACCTTGAAAGAGATAGCAGACAGGACAGAAAACGGCATCGGATGCGCCAAATTCGTGGTTTTTGCGAACGCGCCTGAGGATAATCCTTTCATGGCAGGGGCTTTCCATGGAGTGGGAGAGCCTGATTTTTCGCTAAACATCGGGATAAGCGGCCCCGGGGTTGTCCGAAGTGTTGTTGAAAAGAACAGGGACTGCGGCCTTACCGAGCTTTCTGAGGTTATAAAGCGCACAACATTTAAGATAACAAGAGCCGGGGAGCTAATCGGGAGAGAGCTTGCACATAATCTATCGGTGCCTTTCGGGATCGTGGATATATCACTTGCCTCAACCACAAAGGTAGGCGATTCTGTCGCCGGGATCGTTGAGATGATGGGCATTGAGAAAATGGGAGCGCCAGGAAGCACTGCTGCACTTGCCCTTCTTATCGATGCAGTGAAAAAAGGCGGGGCTATGGCATCAGGGAATGTTGGCGGTTTAAGCGGCACGTTCATCCCGGTCAGCGAGGATTCCTGCATGAACGAGGCAGTAAGGGTTGGCGCGCTTTCAATCGAAAAGCTTGAAGCGCTGACAGCAGTATGCTCGGTCGGGCTTGATATGATTGCAATTCCGGGGGACACGAAGGCAGAGACAATATCAGCAATCATTGCAGATGAACTTGCCATAGGAGTTGTCAACAACAAGACCACAGGAGTAAGGTTAATTCCGGTTCCGGGAAAGAGAGCAGGAGATTATGTTAATTTTGGCGGTCTTCTGGGTGAGACCTATGTGATGAACATGAGCGCTTTCAGTTCGCATGATTTTATTTTAAGGGGCGGAAGGATGCCATGCCCTGTTACGAGCATGAGGAATTAA
- the sat gene encoding sulfate adenylyltransferase, with protein MTQIKPHGGKLINRTLTEQKRNKIIDQASQYQSVPVTVDLMKDIENIASGLFSPLEGFNGREDYESILYNKRLSNGLPWTLPIVLDTDNKDIKEGDEILLKNDANLVAVMQVEEIYSYDKRAFAEQVYGTNDAAHPGVAKTYSMKDTLLGGKISLINESETPYFKYAMKPAETRNLFKEKGWEKVVGFQTRNVAHLGHEYLQKSALTMVDGLFINPVIGKKKKGDFRDEVILESYEVLIDNYYPKDRVVLGIFQTEMRYAGPREAIFHAIVRKNYGCTHFIIGRDHAGVGSYYHPFAAQEIFKEFPDIGIEPMFFMSFFYCNKCGGISNDKVCPHTDRVDFSGTKMRQMIEAGKRPPADSMRPEVADVILKSGHPFVE; from the coding sequence ATGACACAAATCAAACCTCACGGCGGAAAATTAATCAACCGAACCTTAACCGAACAAAAACGAAACAAGATCATAGACCAGGCTTCGCAATACCAGAGCGTTCCTGTCACCGTTGACCTGATGAAGGATATTGAAAATATCGCTTCCGGGCTTTTCAGCCCTCTTGAAGGCTTCAATGGCCGGGAAGATTACGAAAGCATACTCTACAACAAGCGCCTCTCCAACGGCCTCCCCTGGACGCTTCCTATTGTTCTTGACACAGATAACAAAGATATAAAAGAAGGAGATGAAATTCTCCTCAAAAATGATGCAAATCTCGTTGCAGTGATGCAGGTTGAAGAAATCTACAGCTATGATAAAAGAGCATTCGCAGAGCAGGTTTACGGAACAAACGATGCAGCACATCCGGGCGTGGCAAAGACGTATTCCATGAAGGACACACTGCTTGGCGGAAAGATAAGCCTTATAAACGAATCGGAAACCCCTTATTTCAAATATGCGATGAAACCCGCCGAGACAAGGAATCTCTTCAAGGAAAAAGGCTGGGAAAAAGTAGTCGGTTTCCAGACAAGGAACGTCGCGCACCTGGGTCATGAATACCTGCAAAAATCAGCGCTTACAATGGTCGATGGGCTTTTCATAAATCCTGTTATCGGCAAGAAGAAGAAAGGGGACTTCAGGGACGAGGTTATCCTCGAAAGCTATGAAGTCCTGATCGACAATTATTATCCAAAGGACAGGGTCGTCCTTGGTATTTTCCAGACAGAAATGCGCTATGCGGGCCCCCGCGAAGCCATATTCCATGCCATCGTGAGAAAGAATTACGGCTGCACCCATTTCATCATCGGCAGGGATCATGCAGGTGTGGGGAGCTACTATCATCCTTTTGCTGCTCAGGAGATATTCAAGGAGTTCCCCGATATCGGTATTGAGCCGATGTTCTTCATGTCGTTCTTCTATTGCAACAAGTGCGGCGGCATATCCAACGACAAGGTCTGTCCGCATACTGACAGGGTGGATTTCAGCGGTACGAAAATGCGTCAGATGATCGAAGCGGGAAAAAGACCGCCGGCGGATTCCATGAGGCCGGAAGTTGCTGATGTGATATTGAAGTCAGGTCATCCATTTGTGGAATGA